The following coding sequences lie in one Sphingomonas sp. M1-B02 genomic window:
- a CDS encoding polysaccharide deacetylase family protein, producing the protein MFGTRFTIFVDTEEEFDWRLPFDRAARGTTHVAAIPAAHARFAAHGVPLTYLVDHPIATCQRSIDILGDLIGDGRSAIGTQLHPWVNPPFDEPVNGFNSFAGNLPAGLEDAKLAALTDAIAVAWGKRPVVYRAGRYGIGPATFAALSRLDYRIDSSMRARYDYSGEGGPDYSHIGNHAFRVGDLVELPLTTVYTGALRRGGPALYRALGRLPRGRGVGSRLGLFSRVALTPEDMPLHEAKEAVRVAVGEGVRLLNFSFHSPSVEPGHTPYVRDAAGLAAFFRWWEEILTLLARLGVAPASLDEIVDAACGEPASSAIATPAAGGL; encoded by the coding sequence ATGTTCGGCACGCGCTTCACGATCTTCGTCGATACCGAAGAGGAGTTTGACTGGCGGCTGCCGTTCGATCGCGCGGCGCGGGGAACCACGCATGTCGCGGCTATACCCGCTGCCCATGCGCGCTTCGCCGCGCACGGCGTCCCGCTCACCTATCTCGTCGATCACCCGATCGCGACTTGCCAGCGGTCGATCGATATTCTCGGCGATCTGATCGGAGACGGACGCTCGGCGATCGGCACCCAGCTTCACCCCTGGGTCAATCCGCCGTTCGACGAACCCGTGAACGGTTTCAATAGCTTCGCCGGTAATCTTCCCGCCGGGTTGGAAGACGCCAAACTGGCGGCGCTGACCGACGCGATCGCCGTCGCATGGGGCAAGCGGCCCGTCGTCTATCGTGCCGGTCGTTACGGGATCGGGCCGGCGACCTTCGCCGCGCTATCCCGGCTGGACTATCGCATCGATAGCTCGATGCGCGCACGCTACGACTATTCGGGCGAAGGCGGCCCCGATTACTCGCACATCGGGAACCACGCATTTCGCGTGGGCGACCTGGTCGAGCTGCCGTTGACGACCGTCTATACCGGCGCGCTGCGTCGTGGCGGTCCCGCGCTGTATCGCGCGCTCGGCCGGCTGCCGCGCGGACGCGGCGTCGGCTCTCGGCTCGGCCTGTTCTCGCGCGTCGCGCTGACACCCGAGGACATGCCGCTGCACGAGGCGAAGGAAGCGGTCCGCGTCGCGGTGGGCGAGGGGGTGCGCCTGCTCAACTTCAGTTTCCATTCGCCCTCGGTCGAGCCCGGCCATACGCCCTATGTCCGCGACGCTGCCGGTCTGGCGGCATTCTTTAGGTGGTGGGAAGAAATACTGACGCTACTCGCACGGCTGGGCGTCGCGCCAGCCTCGCTCGACGAGATCGTCGACGCCGCTTGCGGCGAGCCCGCTTCCTCCGCTATCGCCACCCCTGCGGCTGGGGGCCTGTAG
- a CDS encoding sensor histidine kinase: MRFDDTLGTVLAADLGTPYGVQSAWRQLVDLIGRRRVGAESGAMATLRAIRAQVPASIRAASARALEYANPPGPLVRLFALDDLPIAAPVIRTARLTSAEWIQLLPDLAPAARSLLRNRRDLGPLVKRALEAYGAVDFVLPNHAPASLQSGTGNPDTRIAEPSAAAQDSGMEFAASIEAEPAQTAAAADAGTFAISEVVARIDAFWRHREESGPSPFAAPALAVDFRFETDAKGVIRWVEGVSRGPLVGLSLDLQGRTDGSRVDGIAAGAFRRRAGFSNARLVIEGDSDATGDWLISAIPAFDPANGRFSGYRGTARRPRIDERAEPVRPATAAMPADSLRQLVHELRTPTNAIAGFAEMIETQMLGPVAEVYRGRANVIRSQARELLGAIDDLDLAARIDSDALSLVPGQVALRPLLAGIVEDLDQLSQLRGSAIALPVDDFAVSGDRRAVERLLARLMATLVSASSPGERIGVHTAIESADQVVIAIDRPRALADYPGDAVLGIDDEREDSTLLGTGFALRLARNLARELGGSLVIEPERLTLRLPASVTAQVGQANLN; this comes from the coding sequence GTGCGTTTCGACGACACATTGGGGACGGTGCTGGCAGCCGATCTGGGTACGCCTTATGGTGTGCAGTCGGCGTGGCGGCAGCTTGTCGATCTGATCGGTCGCCGGCGCGTCGGGGCCGAAAGTGGGGCGATGGCCACGCTCCGCGCGATCCGCGCCCAGGTGCCCGCGTCGATTCGGGCGGCCAGCGCCCGCGCGCTGGAATATGCCAATCCGCCCGGGCCGCTCGTTCGCTTGTTCGCGCTCGACGATCTTCCGATCGCAGCCCCGGTGATTCGCACCGCGCGGCTGACCTCGGCCGAGTGGATTCAGCTGCTCCCCGATCTTGCACCGGCCGCCCGGTCGCTGTTGCGCAACCGGCGCGATCTCGGCCCGCTCGTGAAGCGTGCGCTCGAAGCCTATGGGGCGGTCGATTTCGTCCTGCCCAACCATGCCCCGGCGTCGCTCCAAAGCGGGACGGGGAACCCCGACACGCGCATTGCGGAGCCCTCCGCCGCGGCGCAGGATTCGGGCATGGAATTCGCCGCGTCGATCGAAGCCGAGCCTGCCCAGACCGCCGCCGCGGCCGACGCGGGCACGTTCGCGATTTCCGAAGTCGTCGCCCGGATCGATGCCTTCTGGCGCCACCGCGAGGAAAGCGGCCCGTCGCCCTTCGCCGCGCCCGCGCTCGCCGTAGATTTTCGTTTCGAGACCGACGCCAAGGGCGTGATCCGCTGGGTCGAGGGCGTCAGCCGCGGTCCGCTGGTCGGGCTCTCGCTCGATCTGCAGGGGCGGACCGATGGTTCGCGCGTCGATGGCATCGCCGCGGGTGCGTTTCGCCGCCGCGCCGGGTTCTCCAACGCGCGCCTGGTCATCGAAGGCGACTCCGACGCCACGGGCGACTGGCTGATCTCGGCGATCCCGGCGTTCGATCCTGCCAACGGGCGTTTCAGCGGCTATCGCGGCACCGCGCGGCGCCCCCGCATCGACGAGCGCGCCGAACCGGTCCGTCCCGCGACCGCGGCGATGCCCGCGGACTCGCTGCGCCAGCTCGTCCATGAATTGCGCACCCCGACCAACGCGATCGCCGGCTTCGCCGAGATGATCGAGACCCAGATGCTCGGCCCCGTCGCCGAAGTCTATCGCGGTCGCGCGAATGTCATTCGCAGCCAGGCGCGCGAACTGCTCGGCGCGATCGACGATCTCGATCTCGCCGCGCGGATCGACAGCGATGCGCTGTCGCTCGTCCCCGGCCAGGTCGCGTTGCGGCCGCTGCTCGCCGGCATCGTCGAGGATCTCGACCAATTATCGCAGTTGCGCGGCTCGGCGATCGCCTTGCCCGTCGACGATTTCGCGGTCTCGGGCGATCGGCGCGCGGTCGAGCGGCTGCTCGCGCGGCTCATGGCGACGCTCGTGTCGGCCAGCAGCCCCGGCGAGCGGATCGGAGTCCACACCGCGATCGAAAGCGCGGACCAGGTCGTGATCGCGATCGATCGGCCCCGGGCCCTCGCCGATTATCCGGGCGACGCGGTTCTGGGCATCGACGACGAGCGCGAGGATTCGACGCTGCTCGGCACCGGCTTCGCGCTCCGGCTCGCGCGCAATCTTGCCCGCGAGCTCGGCGGAAGCCTGGTGATCGAGCCCGAGCGCTTGACTTTGCGCCTCCCGGCCTCCGTAACCGCCCAGGTGGGACAGGCAAATCTGAACTGA
- a CDS encoding Lrp/AsnC family transcriptional regulator — MRFDDIDVRILGLLQDNGRMTNVELAERVGLTAPPCLRRVRALEQQGAIGGYHAALDPAALGYNLTVFAMVSLKSQAESDLQAFEKLVAEIPEVRECHMLNGEIDFILKIVAADLQSFQQILTTKLTTAPNVEHVKTSLTIRTSKALPGVPVPEM, encoded by the coding sequence ATGCGGTTCGACGATATCGACGTGCGGATCCTCGGGCTCCTTCAGGATAATGGCCGGATGACCAATGTCGAGCTGGCCGAACGGGTGGGGCTCACGGCACCACCCTGCCTGCGCCGGGTTCGCGCGCTGGAACAGCAAGGCGCGATCGGCGGCTACCATGCCGCGCTGGACCCCGCCGCGCTCGGTTATAATCTGACGGTCTTCGCGATGGTGAGCCTCAAGAGCCAGGCCGAAAGCGACCTCCAGGCGTTCGAGAAGCTGGTCGCCGAGATTCCCGAGGTGCGCGAGTGCCACATGCTCAACGGCGAAATCGATTTCATCCTCAAGATCGTCGCCGCGGACCTTCAGAGCTTCCAGCAGATTTTGACGACCAAGCTGACGACCGCGCCCAATGTCGAGCATGTGAAGACTTCGCTGACGATCCGCACGTCGAAGGCGCTTCCCGGCGTCCCCGTCCCCGAAATGTAA
- a CDS encoding tetratricopeptide repeat protein — protein MTFASKLALATVLTLGTALPAVPAAAQDAKAQAAPELKVSKEFREAAAAADAALKAKDLTGADTQITAAETLSKNDDEKYYSAWLRLQLELERKNEAGQMKALGILATNPRTPVDRAKAYGSIYQYMVGAALATQKKHAEAIPALLKARELGSTQADLPILLANSYSATGKSAEAIAEVDAAITASKAAGRKPPADWYKFVIPKVNAGGNRAAMAGWLTRFIQEYPTMQNWRWAIQVFRQGTTGDAAKLERIDLYRLMRSTNSLADRGDYSNYAFATQQAGLPWESVAVIEEGRKSGKVPTTDRDTQTTLTAAQTAVRTEGSLDTQAKQAAAAPNGKRAASTGDAFLASGNYARALELYDLSLTKGGVVAEEVNLHRGIALLRLGRKDESRAAFASVQTGPYANIALLWQASIDFPPLA, from the coding sequence ATGACGTTCGCTTCGAAGCTCGCGCTGGCCACCGTGCTGACGCTGGGCACTGCCCTTCCCGCAGTGCCTGCCGCCGCCCAAGACGCCAAGGCGCAGGCAGCCCCCGAACTCAAGGTCAGCAAGGAATTCCGCGAAGCCGCCGCCGCCGCCGATGCCGCGTTGAAGGCAAAGGATCTGACCGGCGCCGACACCCAGATCACCGCCGCCGAGACGCTGTCGAAGAATGACGACGAGAAATATTATTCGGCGTGGCTGCGCCTGCAGCTCGAACTGGAGCGCAAGAACGAAGCCGGGCAGATGAAGGCGCTCGGTATTTTGGCCACCAACCCGCGCACCCCGGTCGACCGCGCGAAGGCCTATGGCTCGATCTATCAATATATGGTGGGCGCGGCGCTCGCGACGCAGAAGAAGCATGCCGAGGCGATCCCGGCGCTGCTCAAGGCGCGCGAGCTCGGCTCGACCCAGGCCGATCTCCCCATCCTGCTCGCCAATTCCTACAGCGCGACCGGCAAATCGGCCGAGGCGATCGCCGAAGTGGACGCCGCGATCACCGCGAGCAAGGCGGCAGGCCGAAAGCCGCCGGCGGACTGGTACAAGTTCGTAATTCCCAAGGTGAATGCCGGCGGCAATCGCGCTGCAATGGCCGGGTGGCTGACGCGCTTCATCCAGGAATATCCGACCATGCAGAATTGGCGCTGGGCGATCCAGGTGTTCCGCCAGGGCACGACCGGCGACGCCGCCAAGCTTGAGCGGATCGACCTCTATCGCCTGATGCGCTCGACCAATTCGCTGGCCGATCGCGGCGACTATTCGAACTACGCCTTCGCGACGCAGCAGGCCGGCCTCCCCTGGGAGTCGGTTGCGGTGATCGAGGAAGGCCGCAAGTCGGGGAAGGTTCCGACGACCGACCGCGATACCCAGACCACGCTCACGGCGGCGCAGACCGCAGTGCGGACCGAGGGATCGCTCGACACCCAGGCCAAGCAGGCGGCCGCCGCCCCCAACGGCAAGCGGGCAGCCAGCACCGGCGACGCGTTCCTGGCCAGTGGCAACTATGCCCGCGCGCTCGAACTCTACGATCTCTCGCTCACCAAGGGCGGCGTGGTCGCAGAGGAGGTCAATCTGCATCGCGGGATCGCGCTGCTGCGGCTGGGCCGCAAGGACGAATCGCGCGCGGCGTTCGCCTCGGTCCAGACCGGGCCCTACGCCAACATCGCGTTGCTGTGGCAGGCATCGATCGACTTCCCGCCGCTCGCCTGA
- the gyrA gene encoding DNA gyrase subunit A, which produces MTDETILADPSDITPISIVDEMKASYLDYAMSVIVARALPDVRDGLKPVHRRILYAAQEGGYVAGRAYRKSARLVGDVMGKYHPHGDSSIYDAMARMAQDWAMRVPLIDGQGNFGSMDPDPPAAMRYTEARLAKVASALLDDIDKDTVDFQDNYDGSESEPTVLPARYPNLLVNGAGGIAVGMATNIPPHNLGEVIDACLSYMDNKGITIEELIEIVPGPDFPTGGIILGRAGCRSAYQTGRGSIMLRSRHITEQRGERRSIVLTEIPYQQGKNRLVELIAEAAKEKRIEGVSDIRDESNREGVRIVIDLKRDATPEVVLNQLWRNTPAQSSFPANMLAIRGGRPELLNLRDIIEAFVKFREEVITRRSKFELAKARDRAHILLGLVVAVTNLDEVVRIIRGSSSPTAAREALLRREWPIAEIASYIRLVEAVETEITGDVYRLSDVQVRAILDLRLHRLTALGRDEIGNELAGLAETIAELLAILGDRAKLYEVMRGELVAVRAAYATPRRTEIAAAADGIDDEDLIEREDMVVTVTMEGYIKRTPLDTFRAQAKGGKGRAGMATKDEDAITHLFVTSTHTPVLFFSTEGKVYRMKVWRLPEGGPATRGRPMINLLPLASGETISTVLPLPEDEATWGDLHVMFATAKGSVRRNSMDAFANIRTNGKIAMRFEEGSEDRLIGVSLLTETDDVLLATKQGKAIRFASTDVREFQSRDSTGVRGARLAEGDEVISLSVLRGFDATPQEREDYLKAAPWKEGDREVTLSSERMAEFEAAEEFILTVTANGYGKRTSAYEYRRTNRGGQGITNIVSSDRNGPVVASFPAHNGEQLMLVTDQAKLIRTTVGSVRVTGRNTQGVILFRVADNEHVVSAARIAESEEEAEADLGDGPIAGEPTPDGDTGEDLAEGTPE; this is translated from the coding sequence TTGACCGACGAGACCATCCTCGCCGACCCCTCCGACATTACCCCGATCTCGATCGTCGACGAGATGAAGGCCTCGTATCTCGATTACGCGATGAGCGTGATCGTGGCGCGTGCGCTCCCCGACGTTCGCGACGGTCTGAAGCCCGTCCACCGCCGCATCCTCTATGCCGCGCAGGAAGGCGGCTATGTCGCCGGGCGCGCCTATCGCAAGTCGGCCCGTCTGGTCGGTGACGTGATGGGTAAATATCACCCGCACGGCGACAGCTCGATCTATGACGCGATGGCGCGCATGGCCCAGGATTGGGCGATGCGGGTGCCGCTGATCGACGGCCAGGGCAATTTCGGCTCGATGGATCCCGATCCCCCCGCGGCGATGCGCTATACCGAGGCGCGGCTCGCCAAGGTCGCGTCGGCGCTGCTCGACGATATCGACAAGGACACGGTCGACTTCCAGGACAATTATGACGGCTCGGAGAGTGAGCCGACGGTCCTCCCCGCCCGCTATCCCAATCTGCTGGTCAACGGCGCGGGCGGCATCGCGGTCGGCATGGCGACCAACATCCCGCCGCACAATCTGGGCGAAGTGATCGACGCCTGCCTGTCCTACATGGACAATAAAGGCATCACGATCGAGGAACTGATCGAGATCGTCCCCGGCCCCGATTTCCCCACGGGCGGCATCATCCTGGGCCGCGCGGGCTGTCGTTCGGCCTACCAGACCGGGCGCGGTTCGATCATGCTGCGCAGCCGGCACATCACCGAACAGCGCGGCGAGCGGCGCTCGATCGTGCTCACCGAAATCCCCTACCAGCAGGGCAAGAACCGCCTGGTCGAGCTGATCGCCGAGGCGGCCAAGGAAAAGCGGATCGAAGGCGTCAGCGACATTCGCGACGAATCGAACCGCGAGGGCGTGCGGATCGTCATCGACCTGAAGCGCGACGCGACTCCCGAGGTCGTGCTCAACCAGCTCTGGCGCAACACGCCGGCGCAGTCGTCCTTCCCGGCGAACATGCTGGCGATCCGCGGCGGCCGGCCCGAATTGCTCAACCTGCGCGACATCATCGAGGCCTTCGTCAAGTTCCGCGAAGAGGTCATCACCCGCCGCTCGAAGTTCGAGCTTGCGAAGGCGCGCGACCGGGCGCACATCTTGCTCGGTCTGGTGGTCGCGGTCACCAATCTCGACGAAGTCGTCCGCATCATCCGCGGATCGTCGAGCCCGACGGCGGCACGCGAGGCGCTGCTCCGGCGCGAATGGCCGATCGCCGAGATCGCCTCCTACATCCGCCTGGTCGAGGCGGTGGAAACCGAAATCACCGGCGACGTCTATCGCCTGTCCGACGTCCAGGTCCGCGCGATCCTCGATCTGCGCCTGCATCGCCTGACGGCACTGGGCCGTGACGAGATCGGCAACGAGCTTGCCGGGCTGGCCGAGACGATCGCCGAACTGCTCGCGATCCTGGGCGACCGCGCCAAATTGTATGAAGTGATGCGCGGCGAGCTGGTCGCGGTGCGCGCGGCCTATGCCACGCCGCGCCGGACCGAGATCGCCGCCGCCGCCGACGGGATCGACGATGAGGATCTGATCGAGCGCGAGGACATGGTCGTCACCGTGACGATGGAAGGCTATATCAAGCGCACCCCGCTCGATACCTTCCGTGCGCAGGCCAAGGGCGGCAAGGGCCGCGCCGGCATGGCGACCAAGGACGAGGATGCGATCACGCATCTCTTCGTCACCTCCACCCACACGCCGGTCCTGTTCTTCTCGACCGAGGGCAAGGTCTATCGGATGAAGGTCTGGCGCCTGCCCGAGGGTGGCCCCGCCACGCGCGGGCGGCCGATGATCAACCTGCTGCCGCTGGCGAGCGGCGAGACGATCTCGACCGTGCTCCCGCTTCCCGAGGATGAGGCGACCTGGGGCGATCTCCACGTGATGTTCGCCACGGCCAAGGGCAGCGTGCGCCGCAACTCGATGGACGCCTTCGCCAATATCCGTACCAACGGCAAGATCGCGATGCGCTTCGAGGAGGGGTCCGAGGACCGGCTGATCGGCGTGTCCTTGCTAACCGAGACCGACGATGTGCTGCTCGCGACCAAGCAGGGCAAGGCGATCCGCTTCGCCTCGACCGACGTGCGCGAATTCCAGAGCCGCGACTCGACCGGGGTGCGCGGCGCGCGGCTGGCCGAGGGCGACGAGGTCATCTCGCTTTCGGTGCTGCGCGGTTTCGACGCCACGCCGCAGGAGCGCGAGGATTATCTGAAGGCCGCGCCGTGGAAGGAAGGCGACCGCGAAGTCACGCTGAGCTCCGAGCGCATGGCCGAATTCGAGGCGGCGGAGGAGTTCATCCTCACCGTCACCGCCAACGGCTATGGCAAGCGCACCTCGGCCTATGAATATCGCCGCACCAACCGCGGCGGCCAGGGCATCACCAATATCGTCAGCTCGGATCGGAACGGCCCCGTGGTCGCGAGCTTCCCCGCGCATAATGGCGAGCAATTGATGCTGGTGACCGACCAGGCCAAGCTGATCCGCACCACCGTCGGCTCGGTCCGGGTTACCGGGCGCAATACGCAGGGCGTGATCCTGTTCCGCGTCGCCGATAACGAGCATGTCGTCTCCGCGGCGCGGATCGCCGAGAGCGAGGAAGAAGCCGAGGCCGATCTGGGCGATGGCCCGATCGCGGGCGAGCCCACGCCCGATGGCGATACCGGCGAGGATCTGGCGGAGGGTACGCCGGAGTGA